A portion of the Bacteroidales bacterium genome contains these proteins:
- a CDS encoding O-antigen ligase family protein codes for MSKKKKTSNKKTGLPVIIFFIILILIIPNIYLKTALDRHLEPRLFALTLFMFVILFFTIFGKKTKLNTLDFSILKNPFIIIYFLYVIITGISVFVAVNKFEAVHEFLKIFTFFILFLYIILFIAPFEESKIHLTKIVVVLSIIISLIGIVQYLKIFEEMGFGIKTAYKVTGNSAHKNLYSQLLFLTFSFSLFGIYYFKDIWKRLSFIAALANILLITLLMTRSVWLAIIVASISTISVFLFSDLKKNLINEKIKPFLISTGIIVGSALIVFILVSQADSKKTIGSHIKEGTDFSSGNTFHRLNLWEKSISLAKEKPILGVGAGNWKINIVTKGTSISSKSGWKNAVRAHSDYLWVLTETGIVGFLLYLLLFIIPLYFVIRFLKKAKDKDKKVFMLILFFAITGFAVYSIFSFPKERIELQILLNTIFSFVIYEYYKLTEKDINKNKNTKKIPYKTFGIILLFVTLFAGISSYKRIKAEIGVQKILKFQKQNKHNDVITTVDNIYSPFSTLDYAANSILFYKAIASDKINIPINKVTNLFLESLEDHPYNIRSLNGLVYIYQKSKNFPEAEKYCKKALEYTPGDLNMTLNYAKIKEQMYGLDSAYIEIQKIKPRKKNKSYRGFLNHLLKKKINDLIKQIQNVSLKKKLVKKAGQDKFLYETYILSKNEKIDFEKVLLKKVLNKMKNQQDVINDSSVQILINEYQISL; via the coding sequence AAAGAAAACAAGTAACAAAAAAACGGGTTTGCCTGTTATTATATTCTTTATAATTTTAATTCTGATTATACCTAATATATATTTAAAAACTGCATTAGACAGGCATTTAGAACCAAGATTATTTGCTCTTACTTTATTCATGTTTGTTATTCTGTTTTTTACAATATTCGGTAAAAAAACAAAACTTAACACTCTCGATTTCAGCATATTAAAAAATCCTTTCATAATAATATATTTTTTGTATGTAATTATTACAGGAATTTCTGTCTTTGTTGCTGTAAATAAATTTGAGGCTGTTCATGAATTTTTGAAAATATTCACTTTTTTTATTCTTTTTTTATACATAATATTATTTATAGCACCGTTTGAAGAAAGTAAAATTCACTTAACAAAAATTGTAGTTGTGTTATCAATAATAATATCTTTAATTGGGATAGTGCAATATTTGAAGATATTTGAAGAAATGGGTTTTGGAATTAAAACAGCTTATAAAGTTACCGGAAATTCAGCACATAAAAATCTATATTCACAACTCTTGTTTTTAACTTTTTCTTTCTCATTATTCGGAATATATTATTTCAAAGATATTTGGAAAAGACTTTCATTTATTGCCGCTCTTGCAAACATATTGTTAATAACACTGTTAATGACCAGATCTGTATGGCTTGCAATAATTGTTGCATCAATTTCGACAATATCAGTCTTTCTTTTTTCAGATTTAAAGAAAAATCTTATAAATGAAAAAATAAAACCATTTTTAATATCAACAGGAATAATCGTTGGTTCTGCTTTGATTGTTTTTATATTAGTCTCACAAGCAGATTCAAAAAAAACTATTGGCTCACATATTAAAGAAGGAACTGATTTCAGTTCGGGAAACACATTTCACCGACTTAATTTATGGGAGAAAAGCATTTCATTAGCAAAAGAAAAACCTATACTGGGTGTAGGTGCCGGAAATTGGAAAATTAATATTGTTACCAAGGGTACAAGTATTTCTTCAAAATCAGGTTGGAAAAATGCCGTCAGAGCTCACAGTGATTATTTATGGGTACTTACTGAAACCGGAATAGTCGGTTTTTTATTATATCTGTTACTTTTTATTATTCCCCTGTATTTTGTTATAAGATTTCTTAAAAAGGCTAAAGACAAAGATAAAAAAGTTTTTATGCTTATTTTATTTTTTGCAATTACAGGTTTCGCTGTTTACTCAATTTTTAGTTTTCCAAAAGAAAGAATTGAATTGCAAATTTTGTTAAATACAATCTTTTCTTTTGTTATTTATGAGTATTATAAACTTACAGAAAAAGATATCAATAAGAATAAAAATACTAAGAAAATTCCGTATAAAACTTTTGGAATTATATTATTATTCGTTACATTATTTGCCGGAATTTCAAGCTATAAAAGAATAAAAGCTGAAATAGGGGTTCAAAAAATATTAAAATTTCAAAAACAGAACAAACATAATGATGTAATTACTACAGTTGATAATATTTATTCTCCTTTTTCAACTTTAGATTATGCCGCTAACTCAATTTTGTTCTATAAAGCAATTGCATCTGACAAGATAAATATTCCAATAAATAAAGTTACAAATTTATTTCTTGAATCATTAGAAGACCATCCGTATAATATTCGATCATTAAACGGTTTAGTATATATTTACCAAAAAAGTAAAAATTTTCCGGAAGCAGAAAAATACTGTAAAAAAGCTTTGGAATATACTCCCGGAGATTTAAATATGACTCTTAATTATGCAAAAATTAAAGAACAAATGTACGGATTAGATTCTGCTTACATTGAAATACAAAAAATCAAACCAAGAAAAAAAAATAAAAGTTACAGAGGATTTTTGAATCATTTATTGAAAAAGAAGATAAATGATTTAATAAAGCAAATACAAAACGTTAGCCTGAAGAAAAAACTTGTAAAAAAAGCAGGACAGGATAAATTCTTATATGAAACTTATATTTTGTCTAAAAATGAGAAAATTGATTTTGAAAAAGTATTACTGAAAAAAGTATTAAATAAAATGAAAAACCAACAAGATGTTATAAATGACAGCTCTGTTCAGATATTAATTAATGAATATCAAATCAGTTTATAA